From a single Micromonospora sp. WMMD1102 genomic region:
- a CDS encoding ABC transporter substrate-binding protein, producing the protein MIRFRPTVRRLVAVAAAGGLLAVAACSAPTTPGAPAAGDTFVLATAGEPDTLNPVLNYGVDGASLIFDGLVARDAQNRLVPGLATEVPTVSTDGRTVTAKLRPGVLFHDGTPLTADDVVFTYRAVLDPKVDSTLRSDLEMLRSVEATDPATVVFRLRHAYAPFLQRLTLGIVPAKALSGQDVNKVGFNRKPVGTGPYRMESWIPGDRLVLTANDGYFGGRPTNRRLVVAFVADDNIRAQRMRAGEFDAAELAPKLAAGFDGSPGYRVERVPTADYRGVMLPMGNPVTADPAIRRALNLAVDRAAMVSGVLAGSGESAYGPVPPSSEYAEPSVAGKPTADPAAATALLDAAGWTPGAGGIRARDGRPARFTLMYPASDSLRKELALAVTADARKVGIEITPEGLTWDAIDPRLNSDALIMGYGTPYDPDFVSYKLFGSRFAGQGYFNPGHYRSSVVDQALQQGRDQSDPVRRRAAYATFQQQLAADVPWVYLTYLKHTYVLRDSIDGVTPRVEAHEHDVANSLWWNVNTWTRR; encoded by the coding sequence GTGATCCGGTTCCGTCCGACCGTCCGACGACTGGTGGCGGTGGCCGCCGCCGGTGGCCTGCTCGCCGTCGCCGCCTGCTCGGCACCGACGACCCCCGGAGCACCGGCGGCCGGCGACACCTTCGTGCTGGCCACCGCGGGCGAGCCGGACACGCTGAACCCGGTGCTGAACTACGGCGTCGACGGCGCCTCGCTGATCTTCGACGGCCTGGTCGCCCGGGACGCGCAGAACCGGCTGGTGCCCGGCCTCGCGACGGAGGTGCCGACGGTCTCGACCGACGGCCGGACGGTGACCGCCAAGCTCCGCCCCGGGGTGCTGTTCCACGACGGTACGCCGCTCACCGCCGACGACGTCGTCTTCACCTACCGGGCCGTGCTGGACCCGAAGGTGGACTCGACGCTCCGCTCCGACCTGGAGATGCTGCGATCGGTCGAGGCGACCGACCCGGCCACGGTGGTGTTCCGGCTCCGCCACGCGTACGCGCCGTTCCTGCAACGGCTCACCCTCGGCATCGTGCCGGCGAAGGCGCTGAGCGGGCAGGACGTCAACAAGGTCGGGTTCAACCGGAAGCCGGTCGGCACCGGGCCCTACCGGATGGAGTCCTGGATTCCCGGTGACCGGCTGGTGCTCACCGCCAACGACGGCTACTTCGGCGGCCGGCCGACCAACCGGCGGCTGGTGGTGGCGTTCGTCGCCGACGACAACATCCGGGCCCAGCGGATGCGGGCCGGCGAGTTCGACGCCGCCGAACTGGCGCCGAAACTCGCCGCCGGATTCGACGGCAGCCCCGGTTACCGGGTCGAGCGGGTGCCGACCGCCGACTACCGGGGCGTGATGCTGCCGATGGGCAACCCGGTCACCGCCGACCCGGCGATCCGGCGGGCGCTCAACCTCGCCGTCGACCGGGCCGCGATGGTCTCCGGGGTACTCGCCGGTTCCGGTGAGTCGGCCTACGGCCCCGTCCCGCCCAGCTCGGAGTACGCCGAGCCGTCCGTCGCCGGGAAGCCGACCGCCGACCCGGCCGCCGCCACCGCCCTGCTCGACGCCGCCGGCTGGACGCCCGGCGCGGGCGGCATCCGGGCCCGGGACGGCCGCCCGGCCCGGTTCACCCTGATGTACCCGGCCAGCGACAGCCTGCGCAAGGAACTGGCGCTGGCGGTCACCGCCGATGCCAGGAAGGTCGGCATCGAGATCACCCCCGAGGGCCTCACCTGGGACGCGATCGACCCCCGGCTCAACTCCGACGCACTGATCATGGGGTACGGCACCCCGTACGACCCGGACTTCGTCTCCTACAAGCTCTTCGGCTCCCGGTTCGCCGGGCAGGGGTACTTCAACCCCGGGCACTACCGGTCGAGCGTCGTGGACCAGGCGTTGCAGCAGGGGCGCGACCAGTCCGACCCGGTCCGGCGCAGGGCGGCGTACGCGACGTTCCAGCAGCAGCTCGCCGCCGACGTGCCGTGGGTGTACCTGACCTATCTGAAGCACACCTACGTGCTGCGGGACTCGATCGACGGCGTGACGCCCCGGGTCGAGGCGCACGAGCACGACGTGGCGAACAGCCTCTGGTGGAACGTCAACACCTGGACCCGGCGGTGA
- a CDS encoding signal peptidase I, with the protein MRDGIYVGQAGADGADNGGWLLGHFMPPGLDVRHSAEVEVKWGVHPAGDTRAEWVTGERRTALLVLVSGRFHVELRDRTVVLAEPGDYVVWGPGVDHSWLAPEPAVVLTVRWPSVAGYRVPAGHPGS; encoded by the coding sequence GTGCGGGACGGCATCTACGTCGGGCAGGCGGGCGCCGACGGTGCGGACAACGGCGGCTGGCTGCTCGGCCACTTCATGCCGCCCGGTCTGGACGTCCGGCACAGCGCCGAGGTGGAGGTCAAGTGGGGCGTGCACCCGGCCGGCGACACCCGGGCCGAGTGGGTCACGGGGGAGCGGCGTACGGCCCTGCTGGTACTGGTCTCCGGCCGCTTCCACGTCGAGCTGCGGGACCGTACGGTCGTGCTGGCCGAACCCGGTGACTACGTGGTCTGGGGACCGGGTGTCGACCACTCCTGGCTGGCCCCGGAGCCGGCGGTGGTGCTCACCGTCCGCTGGCCGTCGGTAGCCGGCTACCGGGTGCCCGCCGGCCACCCCGGCAGCTGA
- a CDS encoding cysteine dioxygenase family protein has product MISISSHPRTSGPDPLAIAHRYASDAAGPAGWPVPLRFDPAQRWYHRLASAVDHEVWLLTWLPGQHTDLHDHGGAAGAFLVVSGTLVEETVANGRLRPRQLGAGAGRRFGARHVHQVSNAGDRPAVSVHVYRPALRSMTRYRLDGGRLRVAEVAEAGVAW; this is encoded by the coding sequence ATGATCTCGATTTCTTCGCACCCGCGAACGAGCGGACCGGATCCGCTGGCGATCGCCCACCGGTACGCCTCGGACGCGGCCGGTCCCGCCGGCTGGCCGGTGCCGCTGCGCTTCGATCCGGCGCAGCGCTGGTACCACCGTCTGGCCAGCGCCGTCGACCACGAGGTGTGGCTGCTCACCTGGCTGCCCGGCCAGCACACCGACCTGCACGACCACGGCGGAGCCGCCGGTGCCTTCCTGGTCGTCTCCGGAACGCTTGTCGAGGAGACGGTGGCCAACGGCCGGCTGCGTCCCCGGCAACTCGGTGCCGGTGCCGGTCGCCGGTTCGGCGCCCGACACGTGCACCAGGTCAGCAATGCCGGTGACCGGCCCGCCGTCAGCGTGCACGTCTACCGTCCCGCACTGCGCAGCATGACCCGCTACCGGCTCGACGGTGGGCGGCTGCGGGTCGCGGAGGTGGCCGAGGCCGGAGTCGCCTGGTGA
- a CDS encoding nuclear transport factor 2 family protein — MPDEESRVEALRTAERRLQAAQLASDVTELDRLIDERLVFTGPDGRLYGKQDDLRVHRSGEQTLTEVTEEELAVLVDGETGVSWFLGTLAGTLAGTPFTARVRYTRTWIHVDGAGWRLLAAHVSPV, encoded by the coding sequence ATGCCGGACGAGGAATCCCGGGTCGAGGCGCTGCGTACGGCCGAGCGGCGGCTACAGGCCGCCCAGCTCGCCTCGGACGTGACCGAACTGGACCGCCTGATCGACGAGCGGCTCGTCTTCACCGGCCCGGACGGACGGCTCTACGGCAAGCAGGACGACCTGCGGGTGCACCGCAGCGGTGAGCAGACGCTGACCGAGGTCACCGAGGAGGAACTGGCCGTCCTGGTCGACGGGGAGACCGGGGTCAGCTGGTTCCTGGGCACCCTGGCCGGGACGCTGGCCGGCACGCCGTTCACCGCCCGGGTCCGGTACACCCGGACCTGGATCCACGTCGACGGTGCCGGGTGGCGGCTGCTGGCGGCGCACGTCAGCCCGGTCTGA
- a CDS encoding SDR family oxidoreductase: protein MDLNGRTALVTGGSRGIGRAIVRRLAEAGARVVFTYRDDRAAADEVVGRFEGTVAVRADQADLASLEPMFAPVRDGLDILVNNAGIGPATPIAELTAEEFDRVMTVNAKFPLLAMREAATLLRDGGRIVNISTLNTVLPAPGLALYCGSKAALEQFTAVAARELGARGITVNTVTPGATDTDMLRGANPAETLAQATTLTALGRLGQPEDIAAVVAYLVGPDAQWITGQNIRATGGLLV from the coding sequence ATGGACCTGAACGGCAGGACGGCATTGGTCACCGGGGGCTCGCGGGGGATCGGCCGGGCGATCGTCCGACGGCTCGCCGAGGCCGGCGCCCGGGTGGTCTTCACCTACCGCGACGACCGGGCGGCGGCCGACGAAGTCGTCGGCCGATTCGAGGGTACGGTCGCGGTCCGCGCCGACCAGGCGGACCTGGCCAGCCTGGAGCCGATGTTCGCACCGGTCCGCGACGGACTGGACATCCTGGTCAACAACGCCGGGATCGGGCCGGCCACGCCGATCGCCGAGCTGACGGCCGAGGAGTTCGACCGGGTGATGACGGTCAACGCCAAGTTTCCGCTGCTGGCGATGCGGGAGGCGGCCACCCTGCTGCGCGACGGCGGCCGGATCGTCAACATCTCCACCCTGAACACCGTGCTGCCGGCTCCGGGTCTCGCCCTCTACTGCGGCAGCAAGGCCGCGCTCGAGCAGTTCACGGCGGTGGCCGCCCGGGAACTCGGCGCCCGGGGCATCACCGTCAATACCGTGACGCCCGGCGCCACCGACACCGACATGCTCCGGGGGGCGAACCCGGCCGAGACGCTGGCCCAGGCCACCACCCTGACCGCACTGGGGCGGCTCGGCCAGCCGGAGGACATCGCCGCCGTCGTGGCCTACCTGGTCGGGCCGGACGCGCAGTGGATCACCGGGCAGAACATCCGGGCGACCGGCGGCCTGCTGGTCTGA
- a CDS encoding NAD(P)H-binding protein, which yields MTTSPVLVTGGTGTLGRLVVPLLRGSGRQVRVLSRRARPDGDGVEYLTGDLLKGEGIGPAVDGVETVLNLAGGPKGDDVATGHLVRAASEAGVRHLVHISVVGADSVPLGFLRTQLAAEQAVAAGAVPWTVLRAAQFHDFVLNLVRTLTKLPVLLAPGGMRLQPVDARDVAARLVDLALAAPAGRVPDLVGPTVYGVAELSRSYLRATGSRRPMLPVRIPGRAGRAYRAGANLSLDGATMGKRTWEEFLAERLAQRG from the coding sequence ATGACCACCTCACCTGTTCTGGTTACCGGCGGCACCGGCACCCTCGGCCGGCTCGTCGTACCGCTGCTGCGGGGGAGCGGCCGTCAGGTGCGGGTGCTCAGCCGGCGGGCCCGGCCGGACGGTGACGGCGTCGAGTACCTGACCGGCGACCTGCTCAAGGGGGAGGGGATCGGGCCGGCCGTGGACGGTGTCGAGACCGTGCTGAACCTGGCGGGCGGGCCGAAGGGCGACGACGTGGCGACCGGGCACCTGGTCCGGGCGGCCTCCGAGGCCGGCGTCCGGCACCTGGTGCACATCTCGGTGGTGGGAGCGGACAGCGTCCCGCTGGGCTTCCTGCGTACCCAGTTGGCGGCCGAGCAGGCGGTCGCCGCCGGCGCGGTGCCGTGGACGGTGCTGCGGGCCGCACAGTTCCACGACTTCGTGCTGAACCTGGTGCGTACCCTGACCAAGCTGCCGGTGCTGCTGGCTCCCGGCGGGATGCGCCTCCAGCCGGTCGACGCCCGCGACGTGGCGGCCCGGCTGGTCGACCTGGCGCTCGCCGCGCCCGCCGGCCGGGTCCCCGACCTGGTCGGCCCGACCGTGTACGGCGTGGCCGAGCTGTCCCGGAGCTACCTGCGGGCCACCGGGAGTCGCCGGCCGATGCTGCCGGTCCGGATTCCGGGGCGGGCCGGCCGGGCCTACCGGGCCGGTGCCAACCTGAGCCTCGACGGGGCGACGATGGGCAAGCGCACCTGGGAGGAGTTCCTCGCCGAGCGCCTGGCACAGCGGGGCTGA
- a CDS encoding ABC transporter ATP-binding protein produces MSTDAATTAPTGRPGAAPVLDVDGLTVRFRLRDATVHAVTDLHLRIRPGELLAVVGESGCGKSVLAHALLGLLPRNATVTGQARLHPPGDPTAVGGPVELVGCGERTLATRVRGRLVGLVPQSPATALNPVRTGRRLVEETLRAHGHGRAEAVAGAERVAAEVGLDADDLDRYPHELSGGMAQRLVTALAIAPDPTLLIADEPTSGLDRPLVAHTLDLLRRRCDSGKSVMLITHDLAAAERVADTVAVMYASRVVEHRPGDRFFAAPAHPYGAALLDALPDRAFRAVTGHPPMLTALPDGCAFAARCGYATDACERQPPLAAYGAAHDGGMVACHHPVTVGGGS; encoded by the coding sequence GTGAGCACCGACGCGGCCACCACCGCCCCGACCGGCCGGCCCGGCGCCGCCCCCGTGCTAGACGTCGACGGGCTCACCGTCCGGTTCCGGCTCCGGGACGCGACCGTGCACGCCGTCACCGACCTGCACCTGCGCATCCGCCCCGGCGAGCTGCTGGCCGTGGTCGGCGAGTCCGGCTGCGGCAAGTCGGTGTTGGCGCACGCCCTGCTCGGCCTACTGCCCCGCAACGCCACCGTCACCGGCCAGGCCCGGCTGCACCCGCCCGGCGACCCGACGGCCGTGGGCGGGCCGGTCGAGTTGGTCGGCTGCGGCGAACGGACGCTCGCCACCCGGGTACGCGGCCGGCTCGTCGGGCTGGTGCCGCAGAGTCCGGCCACCGCACTCAACCCGGTGCGTACCGGCCGGCGACTGGTCGAGGAGACACTCCGGGCGCACGGGCACGGCCGGGCCGAGGCCGTGGCCGGGGCGGAACGCGTCGCCGCCGAGGTCGGACTCGACGCCGACGACCTGGACCGGTATCCGCACGAACTCTCCGGCGGCATGGCGCAACGCCTGGTCACCGCGCTCGCCATCGCCCCGGACCCGACTCTGCTGATCGCAGACGAACCCACCAGCGGACTGGACCGGCCGCTCGTGGCGCACACTCTCGACCTGCTGCGCCGCAGGTGCGACAGCGGAAAGTCCGTCATGCTGATCACCCACGACCTCGCCGCCGCCGAACGGGTCGCCGACACCGTGGCGGTGATGTACGCCAGCCGCGTCGTCGAGCACCGGCCCGGCGATCGGTTCTTCGCCGCGCCCGCCCACCCGTACGGTGCCGCACTGCTCGACGCGCTGCCGGATCGCGCCTTCCGGGCCGTAACCGGGCATCCGCCGATGCTCACCGCCCTGCCGGACGGCTGCGCCTTCGCCGCCCGCTGTGGGTACGCCACCGATGCCTGTGAGCGGCAACCCCCGCTGGCGGCGTACGGCGCGGCGCACGACGGCGGGATGGTCGCCTGCCACCACCCGGTCACCGTCGGGGGCGGATCGTGA
- a CDS encoding ATP-binding cassette domain-containing protein — translation MSGAPEQLSAEQVTAGYRRQVVLDGVDLSVGRGETVGLRGPSGGGKSTLVRVLALLHRPDRGRVTVDGTPVTGTRYAVPAGVRTRIAVLFQSPRAAADPRLSLTDLIAEPLRATRHPEDGIRPRVAELADLVGLTPDLLDRRPHAVSDGQLQRACLARALTHRPDYLLCDEATAMLDASTQAHVATVITDYQRTHRAGVLLVTHDPALLTRWADRVVDLPVHGRG, via the coding sequence GTGAGCGGTGCACCGGAGCAGCTCAGCGCCGAGCAGGTCACCGCCGGGTACCGCCGGCAGGTGGTCCTCGACGGGGTGGACCTGAGCGTCGGACGAGGTGAGACGGTCGGACTGCGTGGACCGTCCGGCGGTGGAAAGTCCACTCTGGTCCGGGTGCTCGCCCTGCTGCACCGGCCGGACCGGGGACGGGTGACGGTCGACGGTACCCCGGTCACCGGCACCAGGTACGCGGTACCGGCCGGCGTGCGTACCCGGATCGCTGTGCTCTTCCAGAGCCCCCGGGCCGCCGCCGACCCACGGCTGAGCCTGACCGACCTGATCGCCGAGCCGCTCCGGGCCACCCGGCACCCCGAGGACGGGATCCGGCCGCGGGTCGCCGAACTCGCCGACCTGGTCGGACTCACTCCCGACCTGCTCGACCGGCGACCGCACGCGGTGAGCGACGGCCAGCTCCAGCGGGCCTGCCTCGCCCGGGCCCTCACGCACCGTCCCGACTACCTGCTCTGCGACGAGGCCACCGCGATGCTCGACGCCTCCACCCAGGCACACGTCGCCACCGTGATCACCGACTACCAGCGGACCCACCGGGCCGGCGTCCTGCTCGTCACGCACGACCCGGCGTTGCTGACCCGTTGGGCGGACCGGGTCGTCGACCTGCCGGTCCACGGTCGAGGTTGA
- a CDS encoding DUF2231 domain-containing protein has product MQSRLRVHGHPVQPMLVTFPFGLFVCATVFDLADVLGAPVFLGLAGYWTTVAALVAAGLATAAGMVDLWDVPGDPTRRTAVIFNLLNGAVAVLFVFACLIRSGVPDHGASGGLLVVEVLGLLFGAAGVRLGASLVRQFDQGRGEPTTFDGFGPPATSVAGGFGRRRRG; this is encoded by the coding sequence ATGCAGAGCCGCCTGCGGGTGCACGGGCATCCGGTCCAGCCGATGCTGGTGACCTTCCCGTTCGGGTTGTTCGTCTGCGCCACGGTCTTCGACCTGGCCGACGTACTCGGTGCTCCGGTCTTCCTGGGACTGGCCGGCTACTGGACGACGGTGGCGGCGCTGGTCGCGGCCGGCCTCGCCACGGCGGCCGGCATGGTGGACCTGTGGGACGTGCCGGGCGATCCGACCCGGCGTACCGCAGTGATCTTCAACCTGCTCAACGGCGCCGTGGCGGTGCTCTTCGTCTTCGCCTGCCTCATCCGCTCCGGGGTGCCGGATCACGGCGCGAGCGGCGGCCTGCTCGTGGTCGAGGTGCTCGGTCTGCTGTTCGGCGCGGCCGGGGTGCGGCTCGGGGCCAGTCTGGTCCGGCAGTTCGACCAGGGGCGCGGCGAACCGACCACGTTCGACGGTTTCGGCCCGCCCGCGACCTCGGTGGCCGGCGGGTTCGGCCGACGCCGTCGCGGCTGA
- a CDS encoding rhodanese-like domain-containing protein, whose amino-acid sequence MNPTYLREPLDGCRGAQAPAGSRSIDEILAAARVRLRRLDPEAGHLAARAGAVLVDIRPAAQRAATGAIPGALVVERNVLEWRFDPRSTARLPIADRYDLPVVVFCQEGYTSSLAAVALQDLGLHRATDIVGGFVAWRGLGLPAFGPTDVFAQPDLVPPAIPRRALT is encoded by the coding sequence GTGAATCCGACCTACCTCCGGGAGCCGCTCGACGGCTGTCGTGGAGCGCAGGCCCCGGCCGGTTCGCGGAGCATCGACGAGATCCTCGCCGCCGCCCGGGTGCGGCTGCGCCGCCTGGACCCGGAAGCGGGGCACCTCGCCGCCCGCGCCGGTGCGGTACTCGTGGACATCCGCCCCGCCGCACAGCGGGCCGCCACCGGCGCGATCCCCGGCGCGCTGGTGGTGGAACGGAACGTCCTGGAGTGGCGCTTCGATCCTCGCAGTACCGCTCGGCTCCCGATCGCCGACCGGTACGACCTGCCGGTCGTCGTCTTCTGTCAGGAGGGGTACACCTCGTCGCTGGCCGCCGTCGCGCTCCAGGACCTCGGCCTGCACCGGGCCACCGACATCGTCGGCGGTTTCGTCGCCTGGCGCGGGCTCGGGCTGCCGGCCTTCGGGCCGACCGACGTCTTCGCC
- a CDS encoding DinB family protein, with protein sequence MEHCDECGFDYSSVPADALPDRLRGFGPRYSAGLGAVRDPRRRPAERVWSPLEYTCHVRDVFRVQRQRLALALEVDEPEFIPMGRDERAVTEAYNEQDPAVVLDELGTAAGELADAFDRLGPAELNRTGSYPFPEPQVRTMLWVGRHTVHEGEHHLLDVRRGG encoded by the coding sequence GTGGAGCATTGCGACGAGTGCGGGTTCGACTATTCCTCGGTGCCGGCGGATGCGCTGCCGGACCGGCTCCGCGGCTTCGGGCCGCGCTATTCCGCCGGGCTCGGTGCGGTCCGGGACCCGCGACGGCGCCCGGCCGAGCGGGTCTGGTCGCCGCTGGAGTACACCTGCCACGTCCGGGACGTCTTCCGGGTGCAGCGGCAACGGCTGGCCCTGGCACTGGAGGTGGACGAACCGGAGTTCATCCCGATGGGCCGTGACGAGCGGGCGGTCACGGAGGCGTACAACGAGCAGGATCCGGCGGTGGTGCTCGACGAACTCGGCACCGCCGCCGGGGAGCTGGCCGACGCCTTCGACCGGCTCGGCCCGGCGGAGCTGAACCGAACCGGGAGTTATCCGTTTCCCGAGCCGCAGGTCCGGACGATGTTGTGGGTGGGCCGGCACACCGTGCACGAGGGCGAGCACCACCTGCTCGACGTCAGGCGCGGCGGGTAG
- a CDS encoding DUF3500 domain-containing protein — translation MRNTTLAGQMRAAATALLDALPGPARALAARPFSDSADRRWIEYRPLPRPGACLADLDPTGRKATHRLLATALSPHAYAQAATIMALEEVLDRQEEWRRGRHSDDYRVVVFGDPARDDHWSWRFEGHHLSVTMTVAGDRVSPAPVFLGANPATVSYAGRPVSRPLAPEEDLARALLDAIGPDGRGTAVVADRAPADIRSGTRARFDSRIEPLGLRRGTLGPTGRAMLDQLVALYLDRFPPELSRQESTRVARGDLYFAWEGSTRPGGRHYYRIQGEDLLVEYDNTSEEGNHAHTVLRRPRSDFGADLLAEHRAAGHP, via the coding sequence ATGCGCAACACCACGCTGGCCGGACAGATGCGGGCCGCCGCCACCGCGCTCCTGGACGCGCTACCGGGGCCGGCCCGGGCGCTGGCCGCCCGCCCGTTCAGCGACTCCGCCGACCGGCGGTGGATCGAGTACCGGCCGCTACCCCGGCCCGGGGCCTGCCTGGCCGACCTCGACCCGACCGGCCGGAAGGCGACGCACCGGCTGCTGGCCACCGCGCTGAGCCCACACGCGTACGCGCAGGCGGCCACCATCATGGCCCTGGAGGAGGTACTCGACCGGCAGGAGGAGTGGCGGCGGGGCCGGCACAGCGACGACTACCGGGTGGTGGTCTTCGGCGATCCGGCCCGGGACGACCACTGGTCCTGGCGGTTCGAGGGACACCACCTGTCGGTGACGATGACCGTCGCAGGCGACCGCGTCTCCCCGGCACCGGTCTTCCTGGGCGCCAATCCGGCGACCGTGAGCTACGCGGGCCGGCCGGTCAGCCGGCCGCTGGCCCCCGAGGAGGACCTGGCCCGCGCCCTGCTCGACGCCATCGGTCCGGACGGCAGGGGCACGGCGGTGGTCGCCGACCGGGCCCCCGCCGACATCCGCAGCGGCACCCGGGCCCGGTTCGACAGCCGGATCGAACCGCTCGGGTTGCGCCGTGGCACGCTCGGGCCGACCGGCCGGGCGATGCTCGACCAACTCGTCGCGCTCTACCTGGACCGCTTCCCGCCCGAACTGTCCAGACAGGAGTCCACCCGGGTGGCCCGGGGCGACCTCTACTTCGCCTGGGAGGGCTCGACCAGGCCCGGTGGACGGCACTACTACCGCATCCAGGGCGAGGACCTGCTCGTCGAGTACGACAACACCAGCGAGGAGGGCAATCACGCGCACACGGTGCTCCGGCGCCCGCGCAGCGACTTCGGCGCCGACCTGCTCGCCGAACACCGGGCCGCCGGACACCCCTGA
- a CDS encoding ABC transporter permease, whose protein sequence is MPELTRPSPDSARPGPDSTSSRPDGARPSPDGNRSGSRPRIAGWRARLRLSTGRAGVVVAGTVLLAAVAACLLAPLLWPLDQSAVALDRTRLAPSWTHPAGTDDLGRDVAHRALYGLRVSLLVGAVAALVATVIGGVVGGIAGTVGGRVDRVLMRIVDTVAALPHLLLGIFIVAMLRPSLGAVIASIGLTHWLSTARIVRSELLSLRNRPFVDAAVNGGASRLRVLTRHLLPHVLPRLALAVTLMIPHAVWHETALSFLGLGLPPHLASLGNMINDGQGSLLAGAWWASLAPGAAIVLVTLAIAVVAARWRDRLDPRVRAELQL, encoded by the coding sequence ATGCCTGAACTGACCCGCCCCAGCCCCGACAGCGCCCGCCCCGGCCCCGACAGCACCAGCTCTCGTCCCGACGGCGCCCGCCCCAGCCCCGACGGCAACCGTTCGGGTTCCCGTCCCCGCATCGCCGGCTGGCGGGCCCGGCTGCGGCTGAGCACCGGCCGGGCTGGTGTCGTCGTGGCCGGCACGGTGCTGCTGGCGGCGGTGGCCGCCTGCCTGCTCGCCCCGCTGCTCTGGCCGCTGGACCAGAGCGCCGTCGCGCTCGACCGGACCCGGCTGGCGCCGTCCTGGACCCATCCGGCCGGCACCGACGACCTCGGCCGGGACGTCGCGCACCGGGCCCTCTACGGGCTGCGGGTCTCGCTGCTCGTCGGTGCGGTCGCCGCACTCGTCGCCACCGTGATCGGCGGCGTCGTCGGCGGGATCGCCGGCACCGTCGGCGGCCGGGTCGACCGGGTACTGATGCGGATCGTGGACACCGTCGCCGCCCTGCCGCACCTGCTTCTCGGCATCTTCATCGTCGCGATGCTCCGGCCGAGCCTCGGCGCGGTGATCGCCTCGATCGGGCTCACCCACTGGCTCTCGACCGCCCGGATCGTCCGGTCCGAGCTGCTGAGCCTGCGGAACCGGCCGTTCGTCGACGCGGCAGTAAACGGCGGCGCCAGCCGGCTGCGGGTGCTGACCCGGCACCTGTTGCCGCACGTACTGCCCCGGTTGGCGCTGGCCGTCACGCTGATGATCCCGCACGCCGTCTGGCACGAGACCGCGCTCTCCTTCCTCGGCCTCGGTCTGCCGCCGCACCTCGCCTCGCTGGGCAACATGATCAACGACGGGCAGGGTTCGCTGCTCGCCGGTGCCTGGTGGGCAAGTCTCGCCCCGGGGGCGGCGATCGTGCTGGTCACCCTGGCCATCGCGGTGGTCGCCGCGCGCTGGCGGGACCGTCTCGATCCCCGCGTCCGAGCGGAGTTGCAACTGTGA
- a CDS encoding ABC transporter permease — protein MERQHLDPAVTRTTPGRSRRRHRLAGAGAVVRRRLLVAVPVLVATSVGMFALGAASPIDPAKQYAGAAAFTTSEENLAQLRANWGVDDPLPVQYLRWVGNLLRGDLGWSTSRHEAVGSVVASRAGWTLLLVGAALGVVLVASLLLGSLAAYRRGGLFDRALRAAAYAVQSMPVFWIGLAAIALFALALGWLPAGGLTDVTATGTSWRDVAHHLVLPVGVLAISQAPWFVLFVRDAVAESLRDDHVLAARARGLPGRTVLFGHALRTGLLPFLTLVGTHLPELVGGAVLVETVFSLPGLGAVTVQAALGSDFPLLAAITLLTTVVVLAANLAADLGYAAADPRVSLDA, from the coding sequence GTGGAACGTCAACACCTGGACCCGGCGGTGACCCGGACGACCCCGGGCCGGAGCCGCCGCCGGCACCGGCTGGCCGGGGCGGGTGCGGTGGTCCGGCGCAGGCTGCTGGTCGCGGTACCGGTGCTCGTCGCCACCAGCGTCGGCATGTTCGCCCTCGGCGCCGCCTCCCCGATCGACCCGGCCAAGCAGTACGCCGGAGCCGCCGCGTTCACCACCAGCGAAGAGAACCTGGCACAGCTCCGGGCCAACTGGGGAGTCGACGATCCGCTGCCGGTGCAGTACCTGCGCTGGGTCGGCAACCTGCTCCGTGGCGACCTGGGCTGGTCGACGAGTCGACACGAGGCGGTCGGCTCGGTTGTCGCGAGTCGGGCCGGCTGGACGCTGCTGCTGGTCGGGGCGGCGCTCGGCGTCGTACTCGTGGCGAGTCTGCTGCTCGGCTCGCTGGCCGCGTACCGCCGGGGTGGGCTCTTCGACCGTGCCCTGCGGGCGGCGGCCTACGCCGTGCAGTCGATGCCGGTCTTCTGGATCGGCCTGGCCGCCATCGCCCTCTTCGCGCTGGCCCTGGGCTGGCTGCCGGCCGGCGGGTTGACCGACGTGACCGCCACCGGCACGTCGTGGCGCGACGTCGCGCACCACCTGGTGCTGCCGGTCGGCGTGCTGGCGATCTCCCAGGCCCCGTGGTTCGTGCTCTTCGTCCGGGACGCGGTCGCGGAGAGTCTCCGCGACGACCACGTGCTCGCCGCCCGAGCCCGGGGCCTGCCCGGCCGCACGGTGCTGTTCGGGCACGCCCTGCGTACCGGGCTGCTGCCCTTCCTCACCCTGGTCGGCACCCACCTGCCGGAACTCGTCGGCGGCGCGGTGCTCGTCGAGACCGTCTTCTCGCTGCCCGGACTCGGCGCGGTCACCGTGCAGGCCGCGCTCGGCAGCGACTTCCCGCTGCTGGCCGCGATCACCCTGCTGACCACCGTCGTGGTGCTGGCCGCGAACCTCGCCGCCGACCTCGGCTACGCCGCCGCCGATCCCCGGGTAAGCCTCGATGCCTGA